ATTTCGACTTCGCCGTAAACCATCTTCCGCAGACCGACCAGACGGTCCTGGTCGTCGAAATACCCCTGAAAATAGGTATTCCGGTGGCCGATCTGTTCCGGTTCCAGTTCGGTCATCAGGTTGAGGGGCAGATTCACACCGCTGTAGGTCAGGAAAAACCGGGTTGTACCGGCGATGGCTTCGGGCATGGTTTTACCAGGGGCTGTATTCGTGGAGGGGCGATGATGGCATAAGTTCGTGGCGGCATGGAATGGCGACGGGATACTGCGTGAAAAGCCTTCAACACTACGAGTTTTGACTTGCCAAGCGGGAAGGACGATCCTTCGCCGGCCTGGAAACCCAGGAAATTCCTGGGCTGCAGGGCTTGGCATCCGGGTTGCATAACATTTGGCGCATAACCTCACTTTGTCTGGCGGTCGAGTGTTTTTGAACGGAGATCTGCGCAAGGATGCGCCGCTTGCCGCCAGCTTTTTTTACGCCGTCAGATCGGTTCCAGGTTGGCGTAAGCCAGCATCAGCCATTTGGCGCCCGCATCTGCAAAATTGACGTGCACCCGAGCCTGGGCCCCGTCTCCCTCCTGCTGCAGAATCACGCC
This portion of the Methylococcus mesophilus genome encodes:
- a CDS encoding DUF6156 family protein; its protein translation is MPEAIAGTTRFFLTYSGVNLPLNLMTELEPEQIGHRNTYFQGYFDDQDRLVGLRKMVYGEVEMEHRYAYHRNGKLKRAEITDADGELTVLDFDEDGLRLTAAAD